AATGCAAGAGACCTTCTGAATGGAGAGGAAggattttactagggatgcaccgaaggattcagtccaggattcggcctttttttgaACAAACGGAATCCTAATgttcgtatgcaaattaggggcaggaagggaactcgcgacttttcgtcacaaaacaagtaacattttttttcctatggagatggcctttacgtaatttggaactttctagataatgggttttcccggataacggatcccatacctgtatcatatttGTTAAAGTTGGTGGAAATAGGTTAAAGAATAAACATAACGTATGTGAGCCAATGGGAAATCACTAGAGTGTCagactgaccaatcagaacatcTTGGGCCAATCTAAAATCTGAATGTGATTGCTGTGAGAGTTGGCGTCAGCTTCTCTAGTGGGtccaagtccgacactgggggAACGATATTGGGTGCGAACGTGGAAACATCAGAATCTGAACATATGAAATCATTACTTTCCCAGACATTCAGCTTTACCAGTAAACCGAATGCACCGATAGaggataaaatacaaaatatacattagAGTGACAAAGCTGTTGAAGTACAAATCATTCGGGTGCTAAGGAATTGGGGTCGGAATTACACAGATATGATTAAAAAGGGGTTAAATTAAATCTGTAGAAAATAGGATTCTGCCTAGAAAAAGCCCAGTGGTTTTTCATTGGAAGAAGATAATAATGTCAGGTCTCATATAGGGGGGAGTAAGGAGAGGAAGGGGGGGTTCCATGCGCTGGAATTAAATGGGGTTTCTGGGTAAATACATAATGGATCCCAGATATGATTCACGCCCTCCTGGGAAGCATGCTGTATGTACACAGATCATACGTGTTAGACTCCTATGTACAAGAGTGAGCCAGTCACCAAAGTCCTTTAACACTCGTATGAAGACACAAGATGGTACATCCCAAGTCTATTATTGCTGTTGGttggaccaaaaaaaattgattttgctACTTTTTGACGTAGGATTACAGGCAacgtatattaaaaaaaaacagttgtttatGTGAATGTACATAAATGCTCCATATCCCGATGGATTTATCTTGACATGTGACTCCAGTGATGGAATGGCCTCCCCTGTGTGTGGGTACTGCAGTATTGCGAGTCTGACCCTGGAGGAAGACACACAGACGCTCAGTCCTTGAGCAGCGTTTGAAGCAGGTGAAGGTAGAGCGGCTTCTTCGTTAGCAACTGTAATTTCTTCCTTTTAAAGTCAGTTGGTTTCTTGTAGCTGCATGAACAGAAATGGGGAAACGGTTATTTTGGGGGGGAGAAAATCAAACTTTGTTTGCCTCATTTTCCCCAATTGTCTCAAATTgttcccatttattaaaggaaaaataaaacctgAACTTAAAGTTGCAGCCCAgatgttcagcagccctataatactaatgatccaggccttcaaagttgctcccagcagttccccatcttggatcttgtaagGGATCttgtgtgtcagtgacactgcacatgctcagtgagcttggGCTGCTAAGAGTAAaaggattctgttgtgatttttatgatgtagtttttatttctgacactgtttacactgcaaataattcactctacaatataaaatttcattcctgaaccaacaagtgtattttttttagttgtaatattggtgtgtaggtgcatctcaggtcattttgcctggtcatgtgatttcagaaagagacagcactttaggatggaactgctttctggcaggctgttgtttctccaactcaatgtaactgaatgtgtctcagtgggacctggattttactattgagtgctgttcttatatctaccaggcagctgttatcttgtgttagggagctgttatctggttaccttcccattgttctgttgttaggctgctgtggagGAAAGGGAGGAGGTAATATCACTCacacagagcacaagtcacatgactgggggcacttgggaaactgacaatatgcctagtcccatgtcaaatttaaaacaaaattaaatataaacaaaactgtttgctcttttgagaatttttttccccatgacagtatacctttaagggtcgtgggaaatcatcaagcagacaATGAGGTTAGTCTGTAACAGAGACTGataattctgatgcagactgcactgatttctatgctgccatgtgaATGTGCAactgagctactggggcatcttcagaggcacagaacTTCCCTACTAAAGGGCTTTTGGGGCCTTGACCAATTCTTCTCTTTTGGATGGTTTTGACTCTTTGGGGACCTTCCTCCTGGTAAAAGAAACTTTGCCCCTAAAAGCCTGGGCCTCTATTACTATACGAGAGAAACCCAGGAGGGAAGACAAGTAGAATGGAACCCGGCATTGGCAGAGAGAAGCAGAAAAGTGACCTGTACCCAACACTgacagtaaaaatatatatttatttctattataataaaatgtcctccaatcagggctgtatttagatcTGGTGTTGCCAGGGGGGATAGgttatatatctctatctatatatctatatctctatatatatgtctatacagttatgggacctgttatccagaatgctcgggacctggggttttccagataacggatctttccgtaattcgggtcttcatgccttaagtctactagaaatccatgtaaacattaaataaacacaataggctggttttgcttccaataaggattaattgtatcttagtttggatcaagtacaatctactgttttattattacggagaaaagggaaatcatttttaaaaatttggattatttggataaaatggagtctatgggagacagccattccgtaattcggagctttctggatattgggtttccggataagggatcatatacctgtatatctatctatctatctatctatatatatatctctatctatctatatctatctatatatatctatacatatatatctagaaAATACAGCCCTGCCCCCTCCAGTTAAACCCCAATCTTTAGCTGTAAAGATTATGATACTCTCACATGTACTGGATGTGAATAAAGGGCAAGTAATGCTCCTCAATGTAATATTCCTCATCTGTATCAGCAGCACTACAATAAAGGCTTGATGCACGTACAGTTCTATTACTGTCTGCCCCGGCTTTATCTCATCCATTTCCATGAAGGCAAAACACTTGGTGCTGGTGAATCGCTTCTTCGGTTTGTAGTGTTTGAATTCAAAGAAAATAGCTGCCCCTGAAAAGAGCAAAGGGAATGAGGTTACAAGTATGGAACAGGCAGGATAGAACACGATCCATCAACACAACAACTGGGTTCCGCTCATCATCCTGCCATAGAATGACTCAGGCCTGATGATTTTATGAAGTCTATGGAGGGACACTGATCGATGGGACACTGATCGATGGGCCACAGCCGAAAATAAAGGGAAGTTGATTTATACGAAAGAGATTCAGAATAAGAACGAGATCATAGGGGGGAGTTTTGATCAGTGCACAGCAAACTTCCTGTCTGCAGGATATATCAGGGGAATTCTTTTATACAAATGCCCCATAGGTAAGAGAATACTCCATGATGGCAGACTTCATAAGTTCTGTTCCTGATAAATAGGCAGGgtcagcatcagactgggcctgcagcctcaggggccccaaCACTATCCCGCAGGCCCCTCCCTGCCTTATCAATATGGGGGAGGGGGTTAATGGATCTAATGTCAGGATATTATGGCACAAAACCTGCTGACTTCTGCCATAAAGTAATGAAAGAAATATTCCACAACACAGCGCTCAGACAACAAGCAAGGGATGGCTTTAATTAGGGAAGATCAGTATTctgggtttaaaggggaactccatcaAAGAACTGTTATTTTGCATAATGAGAGCAGTATCCgtttattttctctgcactcctggttctgactcttgaaacagcgcagcagaagccagctgattaggTGACCTGGAGGAGAACGGACTCCTGCTAAACTGTTtcaagagtagggatgcaccaaatccaggattcagttcggaattctggctttttcaggaggattcggctgaatccttgtgcctggccaaaccgaattcaaatcctaatttgcttatgtaaattaggggcgggtagggaaatcacatgacttttcaccACAAAAGATGTTTCTACTTTTttgtttcctgcccctaatttgcatatgcaaattgggattcggttcggtattcagccgattCTTTCACGAAGGCTTcgggcattcggccgaatcccaagtGGTGGATCCGGTGCATTCAagaatcaaaaaaagaaaataaaaagggataaacaaatgcaGTGCTGAATAACCGTGACATCATCTTTTGCTTTAAACGTTTTAGATCATTCTCACCTTTGGTAAGTTTTTCCACGTGTTTCTGGATTTCAATTTCAACATTAAAATGGACATACGTGTCCTCTTTCCTCGTGGCCATGGGGGTGTCTTGTACTGGAGTCAAATCAATGCCATTTAAATCTGTACAATTAGATGAGAACATCAGTGAAATGAGGTTGGAGCAGAATTGTGCAGACAACTTGGATATCTGAACTGCAGCCCTTACATTTTGCAACTATACTTCCCTACACTCCTTTGCTTgttggggctgctgggagttgcagttcagcacaAAGATACCTGTGGTTTGTGCAGCCATAATGAAGTACACAAGGCATGTCTGTTAGTGCTGTCACATCAAATCATCTGATGACCTTGGGTTCTAATCCCATTCCCAGAAAAGGGAAGTTCAGGTCTTGCAGGAAAATAAAAATCCAGAGTAGCACAGAGACCTGGGATTAGCAGCCAGACTAAGCACACAATCTGCAGAGCCAACtggaacagaatgttctgttatacagatagctagaatctcagccataaagcagggcaggactgcagcttgcaatggggatcagataggatctgtgcagccactgggacagaatgttctgttatacagatagctagaatctcagccataaagcagggcaggactgctgcttacaatggggatcagataggatctgtgcagccactgggacagaatgctctgttatacagaaagctagaatctcagctgccataaagcaggacaggactgctgcttacaatggggtcagataggatttgtgcagccactgggacagaatgctctgttattagggatgcaccgaatccaggattcggttcgggattcggccaggattcggcttttttagcaggattcggattcggccgaatccttctacccggccgaaccgaatcctaatttgcatatgcaaattaggggcggggagggaaattgcgtgactatttgtcagaaaacaaggaagtaaaaaatgttttccccttccgtcactaatttgcatatgcaaattagggttagaattcggttcggtattcagccgaatctttcaccaaggattcgggggttcggatgaatccaaaaaagtggattcggtgcatccctatctgttatacagatagctagaatctcatccataaagcagggcaggactgctgcttacaatggggatcagataggacctgtgcagccattgggacagaatgttctgttatacagatagctagaatctcagctgccataaagcagggcaggactgctgcttacagtggggatcagatagaatctgtgcagccactgggacagaatgctctgttatacagatagctagaatctcagccataaagcaggacaggactgctgcttacaatggggatcagataggatctgtgggacagaatactctgttatacagaatgctagaatctcagccatataTCTAGGTGACTgacacttcaaaaaaaatttttttacatgggCATCAGTTTAGAAACACAATAATAACACTATAAATATTTACCCTTTACACTAACAGTAATGTAAGGATCAATGCACTGTCCCGCATCTTTCAAGCCAATCTTCTCAATTTTAATTGTGAGTAACGTCATTCCGGGTTCAGACGGCAGCCTGGGTAAGAGTGTACCTGGGGAATGAAGAATAGGAGTCACtaatatgtacattttaataataaagtctGGGCGCGAGGTTCAATTAActctaagggcagtggcacaaacAGCAATTCTAGGCACTTAGTAGTTC
The genomic region above belongs to Xenopus laevis strain J_2021 chromosome 5L, Xenopus_laevis_v10.1, whole genome shotgun sequence and contains:
- the aida.L gene encoding axin interactor, dorsalization-associated protein A, with the translated sequence MSDMNKILHKWSASLKKGTDFDSWGQLVEAIDEYQILARQLQKEAQSPANSSDFTEDQKKTIGKIATCLGLRSAALQYTQSQEGFTLEDVKKLEPILSSIVTFNKEFPFDVQPVPLRRILAPGEEENLEVDEEEEDGGAGIGSPDLFPARVPGTLLPRLPSEPGMTLLTIKIEKIGLKDAGQCIDPYITVSVKDLNGIDLTPVQDTPMATRKEDTYVHFNVEIEIQKHVEKLTKGAAIFFEFKHYKPKKRFTSTKCFAFMEMDEIKPGQTVIELYKKPTDFKRKKLQLLTKKPLYLHLLQTLLKD